CTATGCAGAGCTGATGGGACGCTACAAGGATACGGTCTATTTTATGTTGCTCAAAATGGTGAATAATAAAGACGATGCAGAAGATCTGACCATTGAAGCATTTGGAAAAGCCTTCAAGCGCCTTCACCAGTATACTCCGAATTTTGCCTTTTCTACCTGGCTTTTCAAAATCGCCACCAATAACTGCATTGATTTTATACGCAAGAACCGTCTGAATATGCTCTCCATTGACAAGCCAATGCGCGATGAGGAAGGAGGAGAAATTACGCTGGATATCCGCGATGAAAAGTCAGATCCTGAAGAAAATGTGATCAAAAAGCAAAAGGAGTTACATCTTCGGGCGATTGTAGACAAGCTTAAGCCCCGCTACCGCCAGTTGGTTCAGTTGAGGTATTTTGAGGAGAAGTCATACGAAGAGATATCTCAGGAGATGGATCTGCCTGTGGGAACAGTGAAAGCACAGCTCTTCAGAG
This DNA window, taken from Bacteroidia bacterium, encodes the following:
- a CDS encoding sigma-70 family RNA polymerase sigma factor; protein product: MEEVGDDKGRNLTDKAQHDFNLVKSALDKGDQRAYAELMGRYKDTVYFMLLKMVNNKDDAEDLTIEAFGKAFKRLHQYTPNFAFSTWLFKIATNNCIDFIRKNRLNMLSIDKPMRDEEGGEITLDIRDEKSDPEENVIKKQKELHLRAIVDKLKPRYRQLVQLRYFEEKSYEEISQEMDLPVGTVKAQLFRARELLYQVLRKKDDV